The genome window CCCTTTATCAATGCGGGCGCGCTGGTGATTTGCGATATGCTGGAAACCCGTCTGACCGCCCCGCGTCAAAGGATGCTGGAGGTAGTGCGTCAGCTGTGTGATGAGCCATCGATTAACTACGATCGTTATGTTGCCCGCTCCGAGTTCGATCACTCGGCGCGCAACGCCGCTATTGCCTGGCTGATGAAGTCCTTTGGAAACTTTGATAATGATGTACCCGGCGTGCTGCAAACCTATTTTCATTACTGTTCGCTGGCGATGAGCTGTCAGGAACTGGCGCGTTGCTTCTTTTATCTGGCCAACCAGGGTTGTCCGCTGGGCGAGACAACGCCAATACTGACGGTACGTCAGACGCGCCAGATCAACGCCCTGCTGATCACCAGCGGAATGTATGACGGCGCAGGCGAATTTGCCTGGCGGGTAGGAATGCCTGCCAAATCGGGCGTGGGCGGAGGAATTATTGCCATTATTCCCGGAGAGATGACGATCGCGGTCTGGTCGCCAGGCCTTGATGCGTCCGGCAACTCCCTGGCAGGCACCGCAGTGTTGGAATTGCTCTCCGAGCAGCTCGGCTGTTCAATCTTTTAAGGGGCGCGAACAGACAAGTTGCACCCTAAAGCAGCGTTGAGCATGCCTTCTGCCCTGTAAATGCGCAATCGCAGCGGTGACATCGCCCTTTTTGGCACCTGCATAGCTGGTACAAAAGTTGCAGTTTCCTGCTATCAACAGCAAGGAGAGAGCAATGAAAGCGATCGTAATCGGTGGCGGTATTGGCGGGATGTGCGCAGCGCTGGCGCTGGAACAGAGCGGTTATCAAACCGAGGTGTATGAAGCGGTAAAAACCATCCGTCCGGTGGGCGCGGCGATTTCCATCTGGCCAAACGGCGTTAAATGCCTGAACTTCCTGGGGTTGAAAGCGCAGCTGCAGGCGTTGGGCGGCAATATGGCTTTTATGGCCTATAACGATTTCCGGCACGGACAAACCCTTACCCGCTTCTCCATGACGCCGCTGGTGGAAAGCGTTGGTGAACGCCCCTATCCGGTAGCGCGCGCTGATTTGCAGGCGATGCTGCTCGATCGCTACGGCGCACAGCGCGTTAACTTCGGCAAGCGCGTCAGCCATATTGAACAGGATGCCACGGGCGTCACCGCCTGGTTTGAGGATGGCAGCGAAGCACGCGGCGATTTTTTGATCGCTGCCGACGGCACGCATTCGGTAATCCGCCCCTCGGTAACCGGCCAGCGCGCTGAGCGGCGTTATGCCGGCTACGTTAACTGGAACGGCCTGGTCAGCATTGATGAAACCATTGCTCCCGCCGATCAGTGGACCACCTTTGTTGGTGAAGGCAAACGCGTCTCTTTAATGCCGGTCAGCGGCAACCGCTTTTACTTTTTCTTTGATGTGCCGTTGCCGCAGGGACTGGCGGAAGATCGCAGTAGCGTAAAAGCGGACTTAGCCCGCTATTTTAGCGGCTGGGCCGAACCGGTGCAGAGGTTGATCGCCGCGATTAACCCGGAAACCACCAACCGTATTGAAATTCATGATATCGATCCTTTCCCGCAGTTGGTCAAAGGCCGGATTGCGCTCCTGGGCGATGCCGGACACAGCACCACGCCGGATATTG of Pantoea alhagi contains these proteins:
- the hpxO gene encoding FAD-dependent urate hydroxylase HpxO, yielding MKAIVIGGGIGGMCAALALEQSGYQTEVYEAVKTIRPVGAAISIWPNGVKCLNFLGLKAQLQALGGNMAFMAYNDFRHGQTLTRFSMTPLVESVGERPYPVARADLQAMLLDRYGAQRVNFGKRVSHIEQDATGVTAWFEDGSEARGDFLIAADGTHSVIRPSVTGQRAERRYAGYVNWNGLVSIDETIAPADQWTTFVGEGKRVSLMPVSGNRFYFFFDVPLPQGLAEDRSSVKADLARYFSGWAEPVQRLIAAINPETTNRIEIHDIDPFPQLVKGRIALLGDAGHSTTPDIGQGGCAAMEDAVVLALTLQAHSLGIEDALRRYEARRVDRVKDLVLKARKRCDVTHGKQPEVTRAWYEELKRETGERILSGMQETIVGGPLA
- the glsB gene encoding glutaminase B, with translation MAELSNALLEEILQQVRPLTRQGKVADYIPALAQVSPDYLGIAVLTREGTLYQAGDADVRFSIQSISKVLSLTLAQTRYQEQEIWQRVGKEPSGQPFNSLVQLEMERGKPRNPFINAGALVICDMLETRLTAPRQRMLEVVRQLCDEPSINYDRYVARSEFDHSARNAAIAWLMKSFGNFDNDVPGVLQTYFHYCSLAMSCQELARCFFYLANQGCPLGETTPILTVRQTRQINALLITSGMYDGAGEFAWRVGMPAKSGVGGGIIAIIPGEMTIAVWSPGLDASGNSLAGTAVLELLSEQLGCSIF